Proteins from a single region of Trichoplusia ni isolate ovarian cell line Hi5 chromosome 3, tn1, whole genome shotgun sequence:
- the LOC113508736 gene encoding uncharacterized protein LOC113508736 — protein MPIVTSYIVFLILTLPLITLGLDRNTFEFATDYFKYRDVKFICLLTCGSSVSALLQFSKIASNLTIGVSGVSLDKPGSNQLEMCLHRKLHQLGVFLDAQCEKSDDVLYFASRNMRLDATHKWLIIDDDKAEPGPYNNTGINSTMFDESNTGVIEVLRNLNISVDADIVLASDVIFGYNLYDIFNYGKIQGGNLIVNKIGSWNERRGLKLNADLNDYKYYRRWDFQNISMRLILVIQPAPKHFDPESLHGLQEVPGVARITHVSTAILYTVGKIHNMGYVHTITDRWVGTYEKNSSRVVSNSVYYREQDISPVIRPYTIINRCGFLNTPLTSIETRYYYLIPSKGPGKFENQFLRPLNPAAWWCVIGVSVLCALILLLTALVEQRPSSVQYAVFSVVASICQQFFQDIDDGGRRRVSTARKLTIFVTGLSCVLTYNYYTSSVVSWLLNGPPPSINSLKELLESPLELIYEDIGYTWSWLQTPKYYFSPRHAHIEDEIRQKKVFNKKKNAPLVEPLVRGIKMVQGGGYAYHAEVNSANTLISRTFTQTEICAMGSLSSMEKTMLHPALQLNSPFKEFLDWSLMRLSERGVVSCIQIRTSTAAVKCAGSSPRALALGGAAPAFILLAGGYLLAIIIMMVERYVYKMTHRRNGLNFK, from the exons ATGCCAATAGTGACGTCGTATAtagtatttttgatattaaCACTGCCCTTAATAACTTTAGGGCTTGACAGAAATACTTTCGAATTTGCCACAGACTACTTTAAATATAGAGATGTCAAGTTTATTTGCTTACTCACCTGTGGAAGTA GCGTTTCAG CATTGCTACAATTTTCGAAAATTGCATCGAACCTAACAATCGGCGTATCGGGGGTATCCCTGGATAAACCCGGCTCGAACCAACTCGAGATGTGTTTGCACCGGAAATTACATCAACTTGGAGTGTTCTTGGATGCTCAGTGTGAAAAATCTGACGATGTTCTGTACTTC GCTTCCCGAAACATGCGGTTGGATGCCACACACAAATGGCTTATAATTGACGATGACAAAGCTGAGCCAGGACCGTATAATAATACAGGAATCAATAGTACGATGTTTGATGAGAGCAATACCGGCGTAATTGAAGTGCTACGTAATTTGAATATTAGTGTCGATGCCGATATTGTATTAGCTTCGGATG TTATTTTCGGGTATAACTTGTACGACATCTTCAACTATGGCAAGATTCAGGGAGGGAATTTAATTGTGAACAAAATTGGCTCCTGGAATGAGAGGCGAGGTCTGAAGCTTAACGCtgatttaaatgattataaatattatcggCGATGGGACTTCCAAAATATATCGATGCGATTAATTTTGGTG ATCCAACCGGCCCCAAAACATTTTGACCCGGAGTCATTGCATGGTCTGCAGGAAGTTCCAGGTGTAGCCAGGATAACCCATGTTTCTACAGCCATTCTTTATACCGTGGGTAAAATACATAACATGGG GTACGTTCACACAATAACGGATCGATGGGTCGGCACGTATGAAAAAAATAGCTCTAGG gtagTATCCAACTCAGTATATTATCGAGAACAAGATATATCACCGGTCATCCGACCTTACACAATAATAAACAGATGCGGTTTCCTGAACACACCTCTCACGTCTATTGA AACCAGATATTACTACCTTATACCATCAAAAGGGCCTGGAAAGTTCGAGAACCAGTTCCTAAGACCCCTGAATCCTGCTGCCTGGTGGTGTGTCATCGGTGTCTCCGTACTATGCGCTCTAATCCTACTTCTGACAGCTTTGGTGGAACAACGTCCATCGTCGGTGCAGTATGCTGTGTTCTCCGTCGTGGCATCTATTTGCCAGCAAT TTTTTCAAGATATTGATGATGGTGGAAGAAGAAGGGTTTCAACAG CTCGAAAACTTACGATATTCGTGACCGGTCTATCCTGTGTGTTGACATACAATTACTACACCAGTTCTGTAGTTAGCTGGCTTCTGAACGGGCCACCACCTTCCATTAACTCATTGAAGGAACTCCTGGAGAGCCCACTGGAGCTGATCTACGAAGACATCGGATATACTTGGTCGTGGTTACAG ACTCCAAAATACTATTTTTCTCCAAGACACGCGCATATCGAAGATGAAATTCGCCAAAAGAAAGTgttcaataaaaagaaaaatgcgcCGTTAGTGGAACCGCTGGTTAGAGGGATCAAAATGGTGCAAGGAGGAG GCTATGCTTACCATGCAGAGGTGAATAGTGCAAATACTCTGATATCAAGAACGTTTACTCAAACCGAGATTTGTGCGATGGGGTCCTTGTCATCCATGGAGAAGACGATGTTGCATCCTGCTCTTCAGCTGAACAGTCCCTTCAAAGAGTTCTTGGATTGGAG TTTAATGCGTCTATCAGAGCGTGGCGTTGTCTCGTGTATTCAGATCCGTACATCGACAGCCGCAGTCAAGTGCGCGGGGAGTTCTCCAAGGGCCCTCGCTTTGGGCGGTGCAGCGCCAGCCTTCATACTCTTAGCTGGGGGATACTTACTTGCTATCATTATTATGATGGTTGAAAG aTACGTGTATAAAATGACCCACCGCAGGAATGGGTTAAACTTTAAATAG